The genomic window GACCGGGCTGCGATTGGCTGAGCTGCGCGGGGGAGGCGGGGATAAAGCGACTACTCATCCAATGAGGCAGAGAGCTGGAGGCCGTTTGAGCCTGATGGGCGTGGCCTCGTGCTGACTGACGGGAGAAATCCCCAATAGGAGCGCGGTGGAGGAACCCGTGGGCGGGCCCAGCCTCGCGCAGGCCCAATGCCCCAAGACAAGCGGAGGGGCGGGGTCGCATGACGGACAGGACTGTGAACCAATCGCAACGCGGCTCTGCCGGCGGGGGGACGGGACTCCCGCGTGATGGGCAGGCGGGCGGGCCAATGGGACGCGGCAGGAAGAGGGGCCGATTCTGGAAGCCATTACGCCAGTGCCGCAGGGCCGCGGCCGCTGCGCGGGGCCGCCGGGCGGGCGCCGTACGCAAATTGCGTATCGCTGGCGGTGCCGAGGCGGGGAGCGGGGGGCAGCGACCCCCGCGGGCCCTGAGGGGCCTCGGGGCCCCCCTCCTGTCCCCGCGCCCCGGGGAGGGGGGGCCCTGagccccccggccctgcccggcgcCCCCCAAACCGCCCCCAGGTGtgacccccggtgccccccagccctcgCACCCCCACGGCCATGGCGTCGCCGCCGGCGCCCCCGGCCAAGAAGCGGAAGATGAACTTCTCGGAGCGAGAGGTGGAGATCATCgtggaggagctggagcgggGGAAGCACCTCCTGGTGAACCACTTCAATGCGGGTGTGCCGCTGGCCGCCAAGGCCGCCGCCTGGCACGACATCCTGCGCCGCGTCAACGCCGTGGCCACCTGTCACCGAGAGCTGCCCGAGGTCAAGAAGAAGTGGTCCGACCTCAAGACCGAAGTGCGGCGCAAAGTGGCCCAGGTGCGGGCCGCTATGGAAGGGGCAGGCGAGGGCCAGAacggcggcgggggcggcgccgGCCCCGAGGGCGAGGACCCCGCGGgcgccgcggccgccccggTGATCCTGACCCCGATGCAGCAGCGCATCTGCAACCTGCTGGGAGAGGCCACCATCATCAGCCTGCCGAGCGGGGACTGCGGCGCGGGGGACGGCGGCGACATCCCCATCACCGCCTCGGCCACCACGGTCACCCTGACCCAGAGTGAGTGCTGGGCTAgaagggcacagaggggtgtcCTGGCACCACCTCACCCTGCGAGGAGACGCCGAGCACTGTGTGGGGgaagagtcatagaatggtttagaaGGATCCTGGAAGATCCATCTCGTtgcaccatgggcagggacatctcccactagaGCAGGATGCTCCATTCAACCTGGCCATGAAtgactccagggatggggcatccacagcttctctgggcaggaaGAAGCCCCAGCAAAAAGAAATCCCCACATCTCTAAAGAAGTGCCATTCCCCAGTCTGCCCTTGTGCTGTAAGGCACACCTGTACTGAAAGCCAGCTTTGAGACCCTTAAGAGCAAGGGAATAAGGATCCATTGCACCTCAGAAATTCCTGGGTTCCTCTCTAGGGACAAGATGGGGGAAACAGCAGGGGGAGAAACATCTCCAGGGCTGATTTGCCAGTGTGCAGCATCCCAAagagcagctctcctgctgGCAGGGGCCCTTCTGGGTCTTGTCTTTGCCGTTATGTCAGTGAGTGCTACTTGGAAAGATTGTTCAGAGCCGGAGgttggaaaattattttgtctagACAGATAAGGCATTCCCTATTCCTCTGGGCTATACAGTCTAATAGGAAGCTCGACTGAGGGTGGAGCAGACTTGAATGGGTCATTTTGTGTGTTGCAGGCCATTGTGTGTTATCTCACTGAGCAGGCCAGTATTCCTGCGATACCCACTGAATAGAGTCCTGCAGATAAAATCCCCAGTATGGCAGCTACTCCTGACCCCCCTGTCTGCTCTTTGTTCTCAGTTCCTGCAGAGACAACCTACCACAGCCTGGAGGACGGGGTGGTGGAGTACTGCACCACGGAAGCCCCCGCCGCGGTCACCGCGGAGGCGCCGCTGGAGATGATGGCGCACCAGCACGAGGTGTCTGCCAAGCCCCAGGAGCTGAAGAGCCGCATCGCCCTCAACTCAGCCAagctcctgcaggagcagcgAGTGACCAACCTGCACGTGAAGGAGATCgcccagcacctggagcagcagaacgACCTGCTGCAGATGATCCGCCGCTCCCAGGAGGTGCAGGCGTGCGCCCAGGAGCGGCAGGCGCAGGCCATGGAGGGCACGCAGGCGGCGCTGAGCGCCCTCATCCAGGTCCTCCGCCCCATGATTAAGGACTTCCGTCGATTTTTGCAGAGCAATACGCCCAGCCCGTCGGTCACTGCTGACCCCGGCCAGGCGGGGCAGCAAGATGGTATGACCCAGTGAGAGAAACAGTGGTGGGAGGGGAGCCTTTGATTTTTTGGGAAAAAGTGTTATCAAGCCCTGGCACCATCcctgagtcaccatccctgaaggagaagtgtagatgtggcacctggggatgTGCTTTAGTGCCaagggaatggttggactcaatgatcttaaaggtcttttccagcctgaacaaTTCCACATGCATGGGCATGCAAACAACATGCCCGTGCTGTCAGAGGACATGGGAGTGAGGGGTGCTGGCTCTCCTCAGTGTGAATGGCTCCCTTGGAGTCTTGCTGAGCCTAAATAGCTTTCTCTGCTAATCTTACGCTAATCTGCCCTTTCAGACTCTCTACAGAGCCTTAGCAGGATGTGTAATAAACCACCAACTTAACATTGCTTTAGTTCCTCAAACAACagattcattaaaaaaagttgttttttcatttctgtttggaaaaagGCTCTCCTAAGTATGacatctctctctttctctctcgAGATCTATAGCCTTTACCTGACATCTAACATGGAGAGTTTTGTCGGGATATCAgagtgctgcagctgcccaggtACAGTGATCATGAACTGCAGTGAATGCATTTCTGGCTCTTCCTAAAGCATTTACTGGAAATGTGGTACCGGATGTGGTAGAACCTTCTCTCTGCACTGAGAGCTACAGAATCTGCTCCTGCAGCATGACATCCACCCAGCCCATGCAAACCAGCACCAAGCCTCTGTGCAGTTTAAATCCCACCCATGTCTCCTGAGGATGTCAATGGGATTAAAATAGTGAACTCACCTCATGTTTTATCTGCGTGCAGTCATGAAATTTCACTGTCAACTTGGCAGATGAGATGAAAGCTTCATATGTTGGTTACCAGAAGCTGTCCTGGGACACGTGTTGGGGCAATATCTTGGCTGTCACAGCGTAAATACCTAAGGGACTGGATGAGTTTCACTCAGGTGTAATACATGAAACTCCATCTCTGCCTCATCTGGGTAGTTTGTCACTTCCAGAATACCTTAATCCATCAAAGTGGACCTGGACTACAGAGCTTCAGCCATGCAGGAATTCCCAATGTTCAGGAGTTTTTAAGCCACTGACTTGAGTGAATTTTAGGGCATTACTTGGTActgctggtggtggtgtttgttCTGTAGTGCCTGGGAGCTGGAAGGGAGTCCAACTGTTTTGTGTTGATCTGCTGGCTGGCCTTGAGTGGTGGCGTCCTGAGAAACAGAGCTGAGGTTCTCGTCACTGTCCTCTACTGTTATACAGGGTAAAACAACATCGCAGCCACTTCTCTCTTTGAGGTGTTCAGGCTGTGGGGCTCAGTCCTTAATGAGAAAGCTTAATTGCACAGGATGGTCAACATGATTCTCACAGACTTGCAGTAATTTCATAAACTTTGAGATTAAAGCTCCGCTTGTACAtgcatggaagaaaaaagaaaaagaaggaagcatAACTCTTCTTCTCCCTCTGCCTTGCCAAGTGTGTCACACTGAACAGGGCTGTTGCTTGCCAGGTATTACTTTTGAAATGGAACTTTTCCAGAGCAGGTATTTACTTGTTGTTAAGTCTCCTTTAGGGCTGATGAGGGAGTGGATTTGCACAATCAAATTAAACTTTTACACAGCCTTTAATGAGGGGATGCTGATAGGGGACCCCTGGTTAGAGCAGTAGGGAAGAGGCCGCCATTGCTTCTCTATGGCCTTTACTCATCTTCTCTCTGCGAATCTGATGGGGGAGAAAAGGACAACACAGTGAGAAGGGTTTGGTCCCTGGAAGACTCCTGACACCTCTGGACTGAGTCAGGACAGATCAACTGCCTCGTCCTGCCTTGTCTGGCATCTCGCCTCATGAGTAACACTTGCCTGACTCTTGCTCTTGGACTTTGTGGAATCAAATCAATTGCTcagttgaaatttatttttaaagtgaaaactATGTCATATGTGTTGGTTTACCTCATTTGTGTAATGACCTCTCCTTTACAAATAtggattttaataaaaaatacatttttggtAAACAGGCTGTTTCAGTTCatctgtgtgtgccagggcagaaatgGGTTCATGAGAGTAAGTTTGCAGTGCAGAATCATGACTGTGAGGGGGCCAGGGAGAGCTGTGAACAGCCATGTGTCATGgttgctttttctcttgtttgtgAACCTCCTGGCCTTGTATTTACATAATTATGGTCTTTTTCAAATGACAGCTTTTACAGCCTTACCTTGGAGCACAAGTTATTTTGCTGTGTCTGATGGATTACTGGAGTACAGTAACCTCCCAGCTGCTCAGAAGATGCCACAATAGCCTAAAATAATGGTAGAAATACCAGTCTTTGGCTTTAAATTGCAGTATGTGTTTTTTCCAGTGACTAAGCACTTAAGCTGTGTTACTCTTTCATAGGAGTAAACCTGTTGCCATTGGCACCACccctttttcttgtcttttcagGATATATACAGAGCTTAGTCAAGCCACCAGCACTCAGGTGTGTGTTCCGCGTTCACATTTTTGTCTCATTAAAAAGATGTGGCAACACTTTAAATACAGGGTGAGCTCTGTGATGAGGGGCTTGGTTCTTGCTCATGACGAGGTCATCAAACCTGgggaaggacagaggaaaaGTGTCTTAAAAATCAGGAGGGACAGGTGAACAGGACACTGACAGGATAAGGAAGTACAGAGGGCATTCAACTGAACAGGAAACCCAAGCAGAACTTAAGCTACAGAGTGACATCTGTAGATGTTTGTCTGTGTTTCTTCTACTGTTCTTTTTGTACCTGGAGATTTGTATTCAGCATCCAGACTGGGAAGCAGCCACGCAGGGATGTTCTGCCACAGGGTACCTCGGAGGGGAGGGTGAGCAGCATCCTCCT from Pithys albifrons albifrons isolate INPA30051 chromosome 20, PitAlb_v1, whole genome shotgun sequence includes these protein-coding regions:
- the NAIF1 gene encoding nuclear apoptosis-inducing factor 1 isoform X1, producing the protein MASPPAPPAKKRKMNFSEREVEIIVEELERGKHLLVNHFNAGVPLAAKAAAWHDILRRVNAVATCHRELPEVKKKWSDLKTEVRRKVAQVRAAMEGAGEGQNGGGGGAGPEGEDPAGAAAAPVILTPMQQRICNLLGEATIISLPSGDCGAGDGGDIPITASATTVTLTQIPAETTYHSLEDGVVEYCTTEAPAAVTAEAPLEMMAHQHEVSAKPQELKSRIALNSAKLLQEQRVTNLHVKEIAQHLEQQNDLLQMIRRSQEVQACAQERQAQAMEGTQAALSALIQVLRPMIKDFRRFLQSNTPSPSVTADPGQAGQQDGMTQ
- the NAIF1 gene encoding nuclear apoptosis-inducing factor 1 isoform X2 produces the protein MASPPAPPAKKRKMNFSEREVEIIVEELERGKHLLVNHFNAGVPLAAKAAAWHDILRRVNAVATCHRELPEVKKKWSDLKTEVRRKVAQVRAAMEGAGEGQNGGGGGAGPEGEDPAGAAAAPVILTPMQQRICNLLGEATIISLPSGDCGAGDGGDIPITASATTVTLTQIPAETTYHSLEDGVVEYCTTEAPAAVTAEAPLEMMAHQHEVSAKPQELKSRIALNSAKLLQEQRVTNLHVKEIAQHLEQQNDLLQMIRRSQEVQACAQERQAQAMEGTQAALSALIQVLRPMIKDFRRFLQSNTPSPSVTADPGQAGQQDDL